In Plasmodium vivax chromosome 14, whole genome shotgun sequence, the genomic window gggGGGAGGCTATTATTTTTGGCCCCATACTGCAAGCGATACGCATGTCAGGATGGGTGTGCCCCGTATGTGCTAATATACGATGATAGGACTGCACGACATCGCGCTACTGTCCTAACGTGCTTCCACAAAACACAacctttgctttttttttatcttccccaAAAGGACcaatgagaaaaattaaaaacgctAAAGGGTCTATGTGCCCGTGGCAAAATGACCCCATTGAAAACATAACACAGGCTTAAGTGCCACACGTTAATGCGTAAAGCATACAAGTACACTTGTACCATCCCAAAATTGGaaggaaatgtaaaaaatggtcCATTTATAGAAGGCTCATGGGACAAAATATCCCGTGGCGCTGTTTTTTCGCCCAACACCTTTGCTTTCAGAAAGTATACCCATTAAAGTTGCACatataaagagaaaaaaaaaaacacacacacagcaGTAAAtccaaaatggcacaaaattgaaacatTCAAATGGATGCAAATTGTGCCACAGGTGCGTACTATATGGGTCtcccctctttttattttttttttttcctgccatTGGTAACTTTTTCATGAGGAAAAGTTGCAATTCCGCGGCTGTTTAAGAATGTTTCCCTCTGCTCgaaaattttcaaattttcaaattaaaaatgtactaaTTTGAAAGCTACGCATAGGATGACATCCACTTTGCGTCCCACACTGCCGCTCGTCAGAGTTTATACTAAGGAGTGAGGTGGAGTGCCCCTCCTTTTATGCCTCCCCAATGTGGCatccccttttaaaaaaaaaaaaaacgccccaTTATATGTAATGCCCATCCCAAGCcatgtatataatatttgcCAACAGTTGATGCCCCTTCGcaacccccattttgtgcgttcaaaaaagaaagatgTTTCAACAGGGAGGGAAACACAAGGGGCATGGTTACCGCGGATAAATTGCATTCCCAGTTTGTTCTCCACTAAGATGACGCGATAGGGACACACACATGCGCTACTACCAAAGGGCAGTGCACCCACAGGGCCACCTCTACTTCTACCGCCAATGCCAAATCGATCGCGGCCCCCTCCCAGAGCAGTAACATGAATAGCACATTCTCGTCGTGGCTAAAATGGGCACTCCTACTAGTAAGCACACTGGCAAGTGAAGGCACAAAAATACCTGttcagagaaaaaaaaccctgTTCCCCTcttttacacaaaatggttGGTCGAGAAGGGGCAGAGACAATCACTTTGCCGCACACACGTTGGTGCGCAGACGCAAAAATGCTCTTCACCTGTTCAAGAAGAAAGACACCGCGTTGAAGTTATCCCAAGCGGATAACATAGGTAAAGAAAATGGCTCCTTAAATTGCCTAAACGAATTGATAAAATCCGTGTTACGTAAAAAATACGAATATAAGAACAGCTTGAAGGAGCCCATTTTTACCATCTCCCATCTGGCTAGCCATTTTATGAACAACTCGGTAAATTTACAAAGTTTAGAATTCGACGAACAAAACAGGGATGAATACACCTATGAGAAAAATAGAATTGGCGATTTTCTCGCAGAGCACAACATACAGGTTGGAAAAGACTTGGGACAGCCTGCGCAGGTTGGAAAAGATTTGGGGCAGCTTGAGCAGGTCGGTACGAATGTTCCACCGAGTGAAGATCATCCCAGCGGGAGCATCAACAGGGAAGACACCCATCGCAGCCAAAATGGAGGTAACCCAAATAAACTCAACCATGAAAACAAAATCCTCTGCTTGAcggcgaaaaataaaattaaaaaggaagaagtcaTATGCAGCATACCCAGCTCGTACATAATTCACTTTGACCACATTATGAAGCAAATTCGAAAGTACGTGGACAGTTTTTCCAGCACTTATAACGTAAactatataaaatacatttttaaaaataagctGGAAGATGAGATAAAGGAGCTACCCCCCCTCACCATTTTACTGTATGACATTTATAGAAGGCACGTCCTCTTTTTATCCTTCATGAAGTCCCCacttatctttttaaaatactgGGACGTGAAATTAACATTGCTAATAACTTATATCCACTTCGTTTCGAAATATGTGACTCTTCTGCTTCATGCGTATAATTTTAACAACaccttttttgctcttctggGGGATTatttcgcaaaaagggagaagccaCATGGGATAAGTGGCAGAAATTCGGCATGCAGCGAGGACCAAGGGAATGACAACCCAGGTGATAGCCCAAGTGATGACCCAAGTGACGCCCCAAAGGATAGCCTCCCTCGTAACGCTAACACAGAAACGAAACCGTGCAGCCcaccccccacacacataGACCAAACAAACTGTGCTCTCAcccaaaaaacaaataacaCACTTAAAGAGAAGaccaattttttcttctataaaaattacgaaCATTACATAAACTAcattgttaataaaaaacatcTGTCCCATTTGCCCCTACTCTTCTCAGACtcctcttttcttcttttcaacAACAtgcatatgaaaaatataatttattttaggAGGCAAATGCTGCACGAAATATTAAACTTACTTAAAGGTGACGACCATGGGGACTCCAACTTTTTATTCATTGACAAAAATGCCGTACACAGAATTTTATTCACTAACAATGAGCATTATCAGCGCATTGGGAAATTCCTAACCGGTGCTGATACCCCCCTTGGGGAGGAGAAACGGGATGCTCACCACGACATTTCGCTGGACCACACGGCAGATGTTAACAGGTTGTATCACTTCGCTTTGCTCGCGGGGGAGGGAAACCCAAACGGAGAAGGAAGCCAACCAATCGGAGAAGGAAGCCAACCAAACGGACGAGGCAGCCAACCAGACGGAGGGCCAACGTGCAGCGCACCAAGTGAAT contains:
- a CDS encoding hypothetical protein, conserved (encoded by transcript PVX_122070A; Apicoplast targeted protein. Curated by Stuart Ralph, Walter and Eliza Hall Institute of Medical Research, Australia.), which produces MNSTFSSWLKWALLLVSTLASEGTKIPVQRKKTLFPSFTQNGWSRRGRDNHFAAHTLVRRRKNALHLFKKKDTALKLSQADNIGKENGSLNCLNELIKSVLRKKYEYKNSLKEPIFTISHLASHFMNNSVNLQSLEFDEQNRDEYTYEKNRIGDFLAEHNIQVGKDLGQPAQVGKDLGQLEQVGTNVPPSEDHPSGSINREDTHRSQNGGNPNKLNHENKILCLTAKNKIKKEEVICSIPSSYIIHFDHIMKQIRKYVDSFSSTYNVNYIKYIFKNKLEDEIKELPPLTILLYDIYRRHVLFLSFMKSPLIFLKYWDVKLTLLITYIHFVSKYVTLLLHAYNFNNTFFALLGDYFAKREKPHGISGRNSACSEDQGNDNPGDSPSDDPSDAPKDSLPRNANTETKPCSPPPTHIDQTNCALTQKTNNTLKEKTNFFFYKNYEHYINYIVNKKHLSHLPLLFSDSSFLLFNNMHMKNIIYFRRQMLHEILNLLKGDDHGDSNFLFIDKNAVHRILFTNNEHYQRIGKFLTGADTPLGEEKRDAHHDISLDHTADVNRLYHFALLAGEGNPNGEGSQPIGEGSQPNGRGSQPDGGPTCSAPSESLDQAIHSTAYTESLFESFDHFVNYNFLMRIYSYVSSHVIKVKGNVTLNGGNSAEGREKTNQTKRGENNPNHDHYQLKDNILSSNVKMENAEKGIHQLTVKECEKYDFKHYEKAEREEENKYMCLIPIIDICNHSNFATNCIVKKEMKENAEGGLHMEGYSKMDCHSGDVPSGTNEMKDILKETHIEHMPKEAPLQEEELPISNLNYVQLISSKDIDRGEEITISYGNLSNDLLLLEYGFVAKQNTKVYFHFDVKIVREIIIQILGFDMLPLTMLESLPQVKVDLFKKLNVIQNSENLYERFDINNMESAKITRKKKEILNDYVRKNNYFNEYNIFTMKDRINKFYIEEKLQHSPRKNYLYIGTDFIVDPILLATIRVKVTDLVKWEHHLSPLSEVVVLQILIKLIDEIIYEQFYHINYEEILKKGKVPYADLKFLQNKFLQKDLFNSEKAIDLSHSNNFKIVIYNIMKLKELQNARRKLTEKLEQMKGLLKV